A portion of the Chaetodon trifascialis isolate fChaTrf1 chromosome 7, fChaTrf1.hap1, whole genome shotgun sequence genome contains these proteins:
- the arhgef1 gene encoding rho guanine nucleotide exchange factor 1 isoform X3 — MLLKRKRPTIVSDEEKCQSIFTAVAFYMKHLGVKTRAVDSKKSRGGFFRRQLVKNKKDESTKGKPRGVFPGIPSWIAGNTEAKPKTEAEAEKEKINPERKGLAPGRGSLTDPAAPSLPSKKSGPSGSPASLPGLETSDGSGNNISTTNSPESSHLDGLSSNRLEPPTLFDGGDVSPVSLGGGVTVGETLSPSDAPTEENLEKESFDGPVLAPEGPGHSPTSPSPQLEEMEPRLLEFEQDPPNWRELASSQALSSLGKKETERQEVINELFATEHAHVRMLSVLQMIFSKPLEREELLTATELAAIFPNLDEIIDMHYNFYDNLKKLRIENNFIVKFISTTVLNRFEGTEGEWFQKLTARFCSHQSWALDQIKSRQKKEPRFNSFIQEAESKPQCRRLQLKDIIPIEMQRLTKYPLLLENIAKNTEDPTEKERIQQSAECCRKILNHVNEEVKVMENLLTLKDYQRRLDTSGLKPSNELYTEYKNIDLTQKKMLYEGPLTWRVTKEKAIEVQCVLLGDLLVLLQRQDDKMVLKCQSKSNIAMQEGKQMLSPIIKLDSVFLREVATDRKAFYVIFTWDSGAQIYELVAQSVGERKIWTDVIKAAVDDLKKSGAPMRLTLPPGAAGAPFSPSTLTAPLSPTENGGLKSSSDRDKDSLTDDKSSDPRHRLIDFLSEKGFDLIGHSNSDQEKVANSALDEVMSLKRLLVGSISLSEDSQASEENGEEQSERSSQEMDSFHSTEESQTTDRGAEEENDTSSEKEGAGAKGEEERNRISAPLVLSQERMEQVCSRLHSLQEQLKRLQTVEEEHHRLQEALSKFSLEGGNFQ, encoded by the exons atGCTACTTAAGAGGAAGAG ACCTACAATTGTCTCGGACGAGGAAAAATG CCAATCCATCTTCACAGCGGTGGCCTTCTACATGAAGCACCTTGGGGTTAAAACCAGAGCTGTTGACAGTAAGAAGTCCAGGGGGGGCTTCTTCAGGAGACAACTAGTAAAG AATAAGAAGGATGAATCCACAAAGGGCAAGCCCAGAGGGGTGTTTCCGGGCATCCCCAGCTGGATTGCAGGCAACA CTGAGGCCAAACCTAAAACGGAGGCTGAAG cggaaaaggagaaaatcaaTCCGGAGCGAAAAGGTCTAGCACCCGGCAGAGGCTCCCTGACCGACCCTGCAGCCCCATCCCTCCCCAGCAAGAAGTCTGGTCCCAGTGGAAGTCCCGCAAGTCTGCCTGGGTTAGAGACCAGCGATGGCTCAGGCAACAAcatcagcaccaccaacagCCCCGAGTCTTCACACCTCGATG GCCTCTCAAGCAATCGCTTAGAGCCTCCGACCCTGTTTGACGGGGGTGATGTGTCCCCCGTCAGTCTGGGAGGAGGGGTGACTGTGGGGGAGACCCTCTCACCCAGCGACGCTCCCACAGAGGAAAATCTGGAGAAAGAAAG TTTTGACGGACCAGTTTTAGCTCCTGAAGGGCCCGGCCACTCCCCCACCAGCCCCTCTccacagctggaggagatggagcCACGCCTCCTGGAGTTCGAGCAGGACCCGCCCAACTGGAGGGAGCTGGCCTCCTCTCAAGCCCTGTCCAGTCTCGGCAAGAAGGAGACCGAGAGGCAGGAGGTCATCAatg AGCTGTTTGCAACCGAGCATGCCCACGTGCGGATGCTAAGCGTCCTTCAGATGATCTTCTCCAAGCCtttggagagagaggagcttctGACCGCCACTGAGCTGGCCGCCATCTTCCCCAACCTGGATGAGATCATTGATATGCACT ATAACTTCTACGACAACCTGAAGAAACTGCGTATTGAAAACAACTTCATAGTCAAATTCATCAGCACGACGGTGCTCAACAGA ttTGAGGGTACAGAGGGGGAGTGGTTCCAGAAATTGACAGCCCGGTTCTGCAGTCACCAGTCGTGGGCCTTGGACCAGATCAAGAGCAGGCAGAAGAAAGAGCCACGCTTCAACTCCTTCATACAG GAGGCAGAGAGTAAGCCCCAGTGCCGCAGGCTGCAACTCAAGGACATCATTCCCATAGAGATGCAGAGATTGACCAAATACCCGTTGCTGCTGGAGAATATTGCTAAGAACACAG AGGACccgacagagaaggagaggatcCAGCAGAGCGCAGAGTGCTGCAGAAAGATCCTCAACCATGTCAATGAGGAGGTCAAAGTGATGGAGAACCTATTG ACTCTGAAGGACTACCAGCGTAGATTGGACACGTCAGGGCTCAAACCCAGTAATGAGCTTTACACCGAATATAAG AATATTGACCTGACTCAGAAGAAGATGCTTTATGAAGGCCCTCTGACCTGGAGAGTCACAAAGGAGAAGGCGATTG aggtgcagtgtgtgttgctcGGGGACCTGCTGGTGCTCCTGCAGAGGCAGGATGACAAGATGGTCCTCAAATGCCAGAGCAAGAGTAACATCGCCATGCAGGAGGGCAAGCAGATGCTGAGCCCCATTATCAAGCTGGACTCGGTCTTCCTACGCGAGGTTGCCACAG ATCGAAAGGCCTTCTATGTGATATTTACCTGGGACAGCGGTGCTCAGATCTATGAACTGGTGGCCCAGTCTGTCGGAGAGAGGAAAAT ctggaCTGACGTGATAAAAGCAGCAGTAGATGATCTAAAGAAGAGTGGAGCACCCATGAGGTTGACGTTGCctcctggagctgcaggagcgcCGTTCAGTCCCTCCAC GCTCACTGCCCCTTTGAGCCCGACTGAGAATGGAGGTTTGAAAAGCAGCAGCG atcGAGATAAGGACAGCTTGACGGATGACAAGTCCTCAGACCCCAGGCACAGGCTGATTGATTTCCTGTCAGAAAAAGGCTTCGACTTGATAGGCCACTCCAACAGCGATCAGGAGAAGGTGGCCAACAGTGCTTTGGATGAAG TCATGTCTCTGAAAAGGCTGTTGGTCGGCAGCATCAGTCTATCAGAAGACTCACAGGCCAGTGAAGAAAACGGAGAGGAGCAATCAGAGAGGTCCAGTCAAGAGATGGATAGCTTTCACTCGACAG AAGAAAGCCAGACCACAGACAggggagcggaggaggagaaCGATACCTCTTCTGAAAAGGAAGGTGCAGGGgcaaagggagaggaggagaggaacaggATCAGCGCGCCCCTGGTGCTGTCCCAGGAGAGGATGGAGCAAGTGTGCAGCAGGCTCCACAGTCTGCAGGAACAGCTGAAGAGACTACAG ACTGTAGAGGAGGAGCACCACAGGCTGCAGGAGGCCCTGTCCAAGTTCTCACTGGAGGGGGGTAACTTCCAGTAA
- the cd79a gene encoding B-cell antigen receptor complex-associated protein alpha chain encodes MGTVTNLLLCSFVVVMARAEVKLQPDKPFERVPLYGRAHLECCFNTTNEKSLKLTWVLFVQTGNTTLNRTIVNTTNVETGRARRVKDTHCHTLTIHSVQLNDTGLYQCSLSNGGNNLYTHGTFLQVHRPLEKTINLSEKTKNKILTAEGILLFLCVLLPAATLICQSKKLNDLERTKVRREEENIYQGLNLDDCSATYDQIERSQAHGPYQDVYNVKEEEEEIQLEKP; translated from the exons ATGGGGACAGTTACAAACcttctgctctgcagctttgTTG TGGTTATGGCTCGGGCTGAGGTGAAGTTACAGCCGGACAAACCCTTCGAGAGGGTGCCGCTCTATGGCCGAGCTCACCTGGAGTGCTGCTTCAACACAACCAATGAGAAGTCACTGAAATTAACTTGGGTCCTATTTGTTCAAACTGGAAACACAACCCTAAATAGAACAATTGTGAATACTACAAATGTTGAGACAGGAAGAGCCAGAAGAgtgaaagacacacactgtcacacctTAACCATCCACTCAGTCCAGCTGAATGACACTGGGCTGTACCAGTGTTCACTGAGCAACGGTGGAAACAACCTGTACACACATGGCACCTTCCTGCAGGTCCACA GACCACTGGAGAAGACGATAAACCTCAGcgaaaaaaccaaaaacaagatCCTGACAGCTGAAGGAATCTtgctgttcctgtgtgtgcttCTGCCCGCTGCCACCCTTATCTGCCAG TCAAAGAAGCTAAATGACCTGGAGAGGACGAAAgtgaggagggaagaggaaaacaTATATCAG GGGCTAAATCTGGATGACTGTAGCGCCACGTATGATCAGATCGAACGCTCGCAGGCACATGGCCCATACCAGGATGTGTACAACGttaaggaggaagaagaggagatcCAGCTGGAGAAACCTTGA